Sequence from the Acidimicrobiales bacterium genome:
TGAGCACGGTCGGCGTGCCCCCGGGCACCGGGAGGGGGGTGGCGATCGCCGGCCGGGCGACGCCGGCGATGCGTCCCATCCGGAAGAGCGCGGCCGCCATCGCCGCGCCGGTGTTGCCGGCGGAGACCATCGCGCTCGCCTGGCCGTCGCGCACCGCCTCGGCGGCGCGCACGAGCGAGCTGTCCTTCTTGGTACGCACCGCGCGCGCCGGGTCCTCGTCCATCGCGATCGCCTCGCTGGCGGCGAGGAGGGGGAGGGGGCCGAGGTCACCGAGGGAGCCGTCGTCCGGCCCGACGAGCAGGACGGGGATGCCGAACTCCTGGTGCGCCCGGAGGGCGCCCTTCACGATCTCGGCGGGGGCCTTGTCGCCCCCCATTGCGTCGAGCGCGACGGGGAGCGTCAGTCGACCTCGACGGCCTGGCGGCCCTTGTACCAGCCGCAGTGCGGGCAGACGACGTGCGGAACCTTGGCGTTGCCGCACTGCGGGCAGTTGCTGCGAGCGGGCGCCCGCAGCACCCAGTTCGAGGCGCGCCGACTGCGGCTCTTTGCCTTTGACGTCTTCTTCTTCGGGACGGCCATCTCGCTACTTCTTCTCCTCTGGTCGCTCGCTCTCGCCGAGAGCGGCGAGCGCCCCCCAACGCGGGTCGACGGGCGCCACGCAGGCGCACGCTTCAGCGTTGCGGTTGGCGCCGCACTCGGCACAGATCCCGAGGCACTCCTCCGAGCAGAGGGGCGCGAGCGGCAGCTCGAGGATACACGCGTCGTGGACGAGCGGCGCCAGGTCGAGCAGGTCGCCGTCGAGGCGGTAGGTCGTCTCCTCGTCGTCGGGCTCCTCGACGCAGAGCTCGCGGACCTCCACCTCGAGCGGGCCGGTGGCGCGCTCGAGGCAGCGCCGGCACTCCCCCTCCCAGCGCGCCCGCACCACCCCGGTGACGAGGATCCCCTCGCTCACCGACTCGAGGAGCGCGTCGATGCAGACCGGCTCGCCCTCGGCGACGGTGCTCGTCGGCACCCCGAGGCCGGTCATCGGCCCGGCCAACGAGACCCTGCGGGCGCTGCCGGGCTCGCGCCGCAGCGCGGCGACCTCGACGACGAAGGGCTCGTGCGCCTTCGGCGGCCGCCATCGGCTCACCGGCGGCGCACCCCGCCCGGCACCCTCCCCGCCGACATCGCAGGGAGCGCCACTACAGCTGGTCCTGGTCGAACGGCGAGATCTCGCCGCCCGCCTCGCCCTCGTCGCTCTCGGCCTCCCGCTCGCCGCCCGGGATCGGCGGCGCCACGCCGAGGCGCTCGCGGCCGGCCTGCACGGTGCGGATCGTGCGGTCGAGGACGATCTCAAAGGCGGCGAGCTTGCGGTCGACGTAGTCGTCGGCGTCGTGGCGGACCCGCCGGGCCTCTGCCTCGGCGTCGAGGACGATCCGCTCGGCGTGGTGGCGGGCCTGACGGACGACCTCGGTGCGCTGCACGAGGTTCGCGGCCTGCGCCCGCGCCTCGTCGAGCAGCTCGTCGGACTCCTGCTGGGCGCGGCGGCGCAGGTCGTCGAGCTCGCGCAGCATCCGCCGCGCCGCGAGCAGCTCGCCCGGCAGTGCCCGGCGGGCGCGGTCGGCGAGCTCGAGGACGTCGTCGCGGCTGATGATCGCGGAGGAGCTGAGGGGCATCGACTTCGCCCTCTCGATGACGTCGAAGAGCTCGTCGAGGAGGCCCTCGACGTCGTCGGGGCCCTCGGTGCGGAGCTCGCCCTCCTCGGGCGGGAAGTCAGTCACCGAAGCGCCCGGACATCGCCAGCGCGACGGCGGGGGGGACGAAGCGCGTGACGTCGCCCCCGAGGCTCGCCACCTCGCGCACGAGGCGCGAGGAGATGAAGGAGTAGGTCGCCCCGGTCGGGACGAAGAGCGTCTCGATCCCGGAGAGCTCGTGGTTCATCTGTGCCATCTGCAGCTCGTTCTCGAAATCCGACACCGCACGCAGCCCGCGGACGATCACGTCCGCGCCCACCGTGCGAGCGACGTCGACGACGAGCGTCGACATCGAGACCACCTCGACGTTGGGGAATCCTGCCAGACACGTGGCGATGATCTCCTCACGCTCCTTCGGGGCGAAGAGGGGGTCGCCCTTGGCCGAGTTCTGCAGGACGGCGACGACGACGCGGTCAAAGACGCGGTGCGCCCGCTCGACGATCTCGTAGTGGCCGTTGTGGAAGGGGTCGAAGGAACCCGGAAAGATCGCGCTCGTCACCCGAGCACGCCACCCCCACTCGCCCCGTGGGCGGTCCGCCGTGCCACGGTGACGAGCGTAGTGCCGTAGCGGTAGACGCGATGGAGCTCATGGGCGGGACCGAGCTCGATCGGCGCCGAGGACTCGAGCACGACGAGCTCACCGGGGAGCACGTCGAGCAGCGCCGCCCAGTCGGCGAAGCCGTACGGGGGGTCGGCGAAGCAGAGCGAGCAGGCGGGCCGGCTGTGCGCGAGGTAGCCGAGGACCTCGCGGGTGACGACC
This genomic interval carries:
- the rpmF gene encoding 50S ribosomal protein L32, whose protein sequence is MAVPKKKTSKAKSRSRRASNWVLRAPARSNCPQCGNAKVPHVVCPHCGWYKGRQAVEVD
- the coaD gene encoding pantetheine-phosphate adenylyltransferase; its protein translation is MTSAIFPGSFDPFHNGHYEIVERAHRVFDRVVVAVLQNSAKGDPLFAPKEREEIIATCLAGFPNVEVVSMSTLVVDVARTVGADVIVRGLRAVSDFENELQMAQMNHELSGIETLFVPTGATYSFISSRLVREVASLGGDVTRFVPPAVALAMSGRFGD
- a CDS encoding DUF177 domain-containing protein, with protein sequence MSRWRPPKAHEPFVVEVAALRREPGSARRVSLAGPMTGLGVPTSTVAEGEPVCIDALLESVSEGILVTGVVRARWEGECRRCLERATGPLEVEVRELCVEEPDDEETTYRLDGDLLDLAPLVHDACILELPLAPLCSEECLGICAECGANRNAEACACVAPVDPRWGALAALGESERPEEKK